Within Equus przewalskii isolate Varuska chromosome 9, EquPr2, whole genome shotgun sequence, the genomic segment TGGTTCTTTCTGTGCCGCCGCCGCTCATCTAGTGCTCTCATCTGGTGAGATCTGAACGCTGTCGTTCTCATCGTGagctcctcctcccttttttttttttgaggaagattagccctgaggtaactactgcctctcctcctccttttgctgaggaagactggccctgagctaacatccatgctcatcttcctctactgtatacatgggacacctaccacagcatggcttttgtcaagccgtgtcatgtctgcacccgggttccgaaccagtgaaccccaggctgctgagaagcggaacatgcaaacttgaccactgcgccactgggccggccccgtacgccctgctttcttttcctcctgtgtCCTCAGCCCGGCTCTGCTTGGCTTGTTGACATTTGTCTTTCCTCACTCTAGTGTgcactccttgaaggcagggatttttcaCTATTTATTCACCATCCTACTCCTAGCACCCTGGACAGCgcctggcacaaaataggtgGTGGATAAAAATGCGTTGGCTGAATGAGCaaagccccattttatagacgggGAAGTTGAGGCAGGCAGAGGTTGAGTTCCTGGCTGACGGTCATGTCACAGGTGAGGGCTGGAGCCTGGGGTCCAGATCAGGAGGTGTCTCCCGAGCTACCCTCTCAATGCCCTGCTTCCCTGGCACTGTCCCCACGGCTGTGCTGGCATCCTTGCCGGGCAGGGTCCTTGCAGTTACGTGTGGGCGAGAGAGTGGCCTCTGGACTCTGAGCATGTGTCTGAGTCCTGGCCTGGCCGCCCGCCCCAGGTTCAGCCGCGGTCAGTTGTCTCCATGTGTGTGACTTGTGGCCCTGAGTGCTTAGGTCtcaggagggtggaggaggtggtGTCAGAAAGCATGACGCCTGGCCTGTAGGAGGGAGTGGACGCTGGTTGTGGCTGTCACCGGTCAATGATGGCTCTGAGTCCTGAGCAGAGGTAGCCCCTTGGCGAGGGCTCATCACAGAGTGCAGAGTGCAGGGTGGGGACTCGGGCGCTCAgaggccccagctctgccccttcctggctCCGGAAGGGCAATCCACCTTTTCACGCTCACCTTGCTCCTCTGTGACACGGGATAGGTTCCTGCAAAGGCAGCCGGTGCAGCAGCCAGAGCTCGCCTTGCAGGCCGCCTCGGGTGTGAGCCCAGACTCTCCCATCTCAGCTGTGCTTTCTGTGGTCACATCGCCGCTGCCATTGGTCAGGGTGGTCTTGGGCTGCAGGCCAGCGGGATATGGGAGTGCAGGTTCAGAGGCCGCTTTGACTGAGTTTGCACTCCGACTTTTCTCTGTTGACTGTGTGCCCTTGGGGAAGATACTgcagctctctgtgcctcagtttcctcccggGCCCCGTGGGTAGCAGTACCTACAGTGGGGACTTGTTGGGAGCCTCCTACGAGAGCTCACACAGTAAAGTGCTGGGATTGCCTGCAGGTGCAGccggtgctgggggtggggggtgctgtcCTGCCTGTGGCCCCTCCactgggggacagggaggagggatGTGCACCTGATCCTGGCTCTCTGTGTCCTCTGTTCCTTTGCAGTTTCTCCACAGTCTCACTCTTCTCGACCCCCCTGTGCCCGCCACCTCCTCACCTTGGGCACCGGAGACGggggccctgccccaccccctgccccctcctctgcgTCCTCCTCgccttccccttccccctcatcatcctccccttcccctcctccccctccaccaccTCCAGCACCCCCGGCCCCGCCTGCCCCCCGGTTTGACATCTACGACCCCTTCCACCCCACCGACGAGGCCTATTCCCCACCACCCGCTCCGGAGCAGAAGTACGACCCCTTCGAGCCCACTGGTTCCAACCCCAGTTCATCAGCGGGGACCCCCTcccctgaggaggaagaggaggaggaggaggaggaagaggaagaggaagaagaggaagaggaggaagaaggcctGTCCCAGAGCATCAGCCGCATCTCGGAGACCCTGGCGGGCATCTACGATGACAACAGCCTGAGCCAGGACTTCCCAGGTGACGAGAGCCCCCGCCCGGATCCCCAGCCCCCGCAGCCGACTCCAGCCCCTGGAACGCCACCCCAGGCGGACTCCACCCGGGCCGAAGGAGCCACCCGCCGGCGCGTCTTTGTGGTGGGGACCGAGGCGGAGGCCTGTCGGGAAGGCAAGGTCTCGGTGGAGGTGGTGACGGCCGGCGGGGCCACGCTTCCGCCCCCGCTGCTGCCGCCCGGCGACTCAGAGATCGAAGAGGGCGAGATCGTGCAGCCCGAGGAGGAGCCGCGCGTGGCGCTCTCCCTCTTCCGCACCCGGGCTGCCCGCCCTCCTCCAGCCGCCTCCGCGCCCCCCGccgcccagcccccgcccccgccgcccgcgccccgtGCCCCCGAGGGCGACGACTTCTTGTCCCTGCACGCCGAGTCGGACGGCGAGGGCGCCCTGCAGGTGGACCTCGGGGAGCCGGCCCCGGCGCCGCCGGCGGCCGACACACGCTGGGGCGGCCTGGACCTGCGCCGCAAGATCCTGACCCAGCGGCGGGAGCGCTACCGCCAGCGCTCGCCGTCcccggccgccgccgcgcccgccggGCCACCCACCCGCAAGAAGTCGAGGCGGGAGCGCAAGCGCAGCGGCGGGGAGCCCAAGGAGGCAGCTGCGGCCTCGGCCGGCGTGCAGCCCGCCCCGCCGGCGCCCGCCTCGCCCTGGGACTCCAAGAAGCACCGCTCCCGGGACCGCAAGCCCGGCTCCCACGCCTCGTCCGCCCGCCGCCGCTCGCGCTCCCGCTCCCGCTCGCGCTCCGCCCGCCGCCGCTCGCGTAGCCCCGAGCGCCGCCGCGGGGGCAGCCGCCGATCGCGCTCCCGGGagaagcggcggcggcggcggcgctcaGCCTCCCCGCCCCCGGCAACGTCTTCGTCGTCGTCGTCGAGGCGCGAACGGCACCGCGGCAAGCACCGGGACGGCGGCGgcagcaagaagaagaagaagcggTCGCGGTCCCGGGGCGAGAAGCGGTCCGGGGACAGCGACAAGGCCCCAGCGCCCGCGCAGCCGCCCTCGGGCTCCGCCTCCCTGGGCGCGGAGAGGGACAGCCGCCGCCGCGGGGCCGTGCCGCCCTCCATCCAGGACCTCACGGACCACGATCTCTTCGCCATCAAGCGGACCATCACGGTGGGCCGGCCGGACAAGTCCGACCCGCGAGGCCCCTCCCCGGCCCCGGCCTCGTCGCCCAAGCGCGAGGTCCTGTATGACTCGGAGGGACTGAGCGCCGAGGAGCGGGGCGGCAAGAGCAGCGAGAAGGACCGGCGCCGCTCTggggccgcctcctcctcctcctcttcccggGAGAAGGGATCGCGGCGGAAGGCGCTGGATGGAGGGGACCgggacagggacagggacagaGATAGGGACAGGGACAGGTCATCCAAGAAGGCCCGGCCCCCCAAGGAGTCGGCACCCTCCTCAGGGCCCCCGCCCAAGCCCCCGGTCAGCAGCGGCTCGGGCTCCTCGTCCTCGTCGTCGTCCTCGTCCTCGCGGAAGGTGAAGCTGCAGTCCAAGGTGGCGGTGCTGATCCGCGAGGGCGTCAGCAGCACCACGCCAGCCAAGGAGGCCGCGTCCGCCGGCCTGGGCTCCATCGGAGTCAAGTTCAGCCGCGACCGCGAGAGCCGCTCCCCCTTCCTCAAGCCGGATGAGCGGGCCCCCGCCGAAGTGGCCAAAGCAGCTCCGGGCAGCACCAAGCCCAAAAAGACCAAGGTCAAGGCCAAGGCCGGGGCCAAGAAAGCCAAGGGGACCAAGGGAAAGACCAAGCCATCCAAGACCAGGAAAAAGATCCGCAGCGGGGGCGGCAGCGGGGGCAGCGGGGGCCCCGGGACACTGAAGAAGTCCAAGGCGGATAGCTGCAGCCAGGCGGCCGGAGCCAAGGGGGCCGAGGAGACTTCCTGGTCCGGGGAGGAGCGGCCGGCCAAGGCCCCCAGCACCCCGCCCCCCAAGGTAGTCCCTCCGCCCCCTGCGCTCACGCCCGACTCCCAGACTGTGGACAGCAGCTGCAAGACACCCGAGGTCTCTTTCCTGCCCGAAGAGGCCACCGAGGAGGCTGGGGTCCGcggtggggcagaggaggaggaggaggaggaagaggaggaggaggaggaagaggaggaggaggaggagcagcagcctGCCACCACCACGGCCACCAGCACGGCCGCTGCTGCCCCCAGCACCGCCCCCAGTGCAGGGTCCACAGCCGGCGACTCAGGGGCGGAGGATGGGCCAGCCCCCCGGGTCTCCCAGCTGCCCACGCTGCCCCCGCCCATGCCCTGGAACCTGCCCGCTGGGGTGGACTGCACCACCAGCGGTGTTCTGGCCTGTGAGTGTCCCCTGGGGGGGCCAGGGCAGGTTGTGGCAgacagggtgggggagggcgaGGTCCCATGGAGACAGACTTGGAGGCCGTGGGGATGCCGACCCGGGCTGGGAGGGCTGCGGGTGGATGAGGGTCCGTCAGGGTCTGTCTGCGGGGTTCTGGATGTTGGGGGCAGTGGGAGAGAGCAGGGCAGGTGGGAGCAGGGGTGGCTGCTCAGCACAGATGAGGAGTGGCATGTGGCCTGGGGGTCCTCCTAGAGGTGGGCTAGGATAGGCTTGGTGGAGGGACTGGAAAGGATGGGGTGAGCAGGGAGTGGGGTCCCTTGGGGGATGGCAGTAAGCTCTGCCAGGCcacagaggtggggagaggtagGACTGGTtgtggggggctggggagacGGAGTCTACTTCGGCCACCACCTCATCACTGAGTGCCCTGGCTATGTCCCCCCGGCCTCTTGAGTTCTGAGAAGATGAGGAGTGTGGGTGGTCCTCAGTGGCCAAGGCCCCCTTTGCCTGGCTCTGAACCTGGCCCCGTGTGGCCCACCCAGGGGCCCGGGGCGGGAGCTGGCAGCAGGGCACTAGCTCACTGTCTTCTCTCATGTCCACTGCCCGTCCCCCTGTCGTCCCCCTCCGCCTCCTGCAGTGACTGCACTTCTCTTCAAGATGGAGGAGGCCAACCTGGCGAGCCGAGCAAAGGCCCAGGAGCTGATCCAGGCCACCAACCAGGTGGGCTCCCCTGGGGCAGGGTCCCCTCAGCCCCTTTGCTTGTCCCCTGCCCCAGGTTAGGAGAGGAAGCCTGACTCCCGGCAGGCTTTGGGGTGAGGTGTTGGCCCGAAGAGGAGCTGTGGCCCCTGGGACTGTTGGGAACTCAGGGTGGGACAAGAGCGGTACGcgttccctcctcccctccacctccctgtGTTCATCCTCCAACCTCTTCCCACAGATCCTCAGCCACCGGAAGCCCCCCTCCAGTCTGGGGGTGACCCCAGCTCCTGTGCCCACCTCTCTGGGTCTGCCCCCTGGCCCCTCCAGCTACCTGCTCCCTGGCAGCCTCCCCCTGGCGGGCTGCGGCTCCacgcctcccacccccactgggCTGGCTGCAGCGTCCGACAAGAGagagggcagcagcagctccgaGGGACGTGGGGACACAGACAAGGTGAGCCAGGCTTGCGAGAGGTGGGTTGCTGGTGACAGTTTTGCAGAGAACGGGAACAGACACTAAGATGCGGGGGCCCGAGGAGACTGGCAGAGGCCGGGGCCAGCAGGTGGGAACCTAGATAAAGCCAAAGTCGTTAAGTTGTGTGGAGACCTGAACTGCAGGCGCAGGAGGAATGCGGCACCGGTGCTGGGCAGACTTCCAAACAgtcacgcgtgtgtgtgtgtgtgtgtgtgtgtgtgtgcgcatgcgcgtgcgtgcgtgtgtctgtttgtgtgtgtatctctaCAGAGAGATGCCGACATGGACGGAAACGCCCTCACGTACTTACACACGTACCCACTGCAGTCTGCCCCTGGGTTGcccatatctatctatctatctgtcccccccgccccccgccatgTTTTTGTGTAAGGGGGAGGGTGGTTTGCATGAGAAAACTCGAGCGTCTGTGCATAGGCGAAAGGAGGAAGCCTGGTGCTGGGCAGATACGAACAGGTTTTCATCCAGCCACATCTGCTGCTCCTCGTTGGCCTCGGGGCTGTTTTCCTCTTGGTCGAGTCTGGACGCTTTTCCTTACGGTCCGTCAGGCTCTCGCCAGCTGATGGCGTTGCCCGCCCTGTAGACATCTCGTGTGTGGTGCCAGGGGGCAGGCAGAAGAAAGCTCCTGCAGAGTCCCAGACGGGGAGCGGAGGCAGCGCCCAGCTTGGAGGGCCACTCATCCATGGCTTGTGCTGTGAGCTGCAGGACAGGGCCAGGACAGACCCCGTGAGCAGCAGTGGGTCCCTTGCTCTGCCAGGGAGGCTGTGCTGGTCCCTTCTCTGCTGGCATTCTCATTTGTCACATCTGAGACGGGCATGGGGAACAACTCCTTTCTCTCGGCCACCTCTCTTCAGAAACCCACTTCCTGTCAGGCAGGGAGGCCTGAGGCTTCCCTCCAGGTGGCCTGTGGCTCTCCCAGCAGCTCCGTTGGCATGCTCGTCGTCATGTCGTCCGAGGTGTTGGCCCTGAAGTCTGGGGTGCCAGGCCTCAGTTTACCATTCCCatcttcccccagccctgggctgtaGGGAGCAGTCGCCTGGCTTGTGAGGGCAACCTCCCCAGGATTGGTTCCCGCGGCGACTGTTGTCTCCTGTGCTCGGGCAAGTCGAGGACAGAAGGCCCGGCTCTGGCTGGGTTTGCTCTCCCGCTGGAGGCTTCCTAGGGGTCCAGTTTCAGGAAGACCTGACCTGATCGAGGGGTGCGGCTCTTCCACCCCAGCAGGCTTAGGGGTCTCCCTGCCACCCCTCGCGGCCATCACCCTCAGAACAGCCGTGGTTCCCCTTGATTGGCTCCTTGCTGTCGCCTCCACATGTGTAGCCACAGTCCCCCCCCATTTTACCAGTGAGCCGCTAAAGGGTTCAGCCCGTCATCCCAGCCTCGGACTGGTAGGACCAGGACTCCGACACGGGCGTGCCACCTCCACAACCTGAGACTGCCGGCCGCCCCGCGGCTCAACTCCCACCCCGTCTCCGCTGCTCCTAGCCGGTCCCAGCCCCCCAGTGTCCCTCGGCCCGCTGTCCACTCAGGAGCCAGGGCGGTGCCGTGAGAGCCCTCTCTGAGTCTTCGTCCCCCTGAAAAGCTTGCCATGCTTTCCTGCTGCCATCAGAACAAGCCCTGTAGAGTCGGATTAAAACGGTCATAACTGTTTGGCTAATGTCTGTCTCCCTGCTGGACTGTGACCTTTGTCAGGGAAGGGACCACGTGTCCTTGTCCTGGCCACCTCGGACAGCCCAGGGTCCAGCCTAGAAGAGATCCTCAGTGACATTcagaggcccaggcctggcccgCGGTCCAGGGTGACTGTAGCAAGGGAGCACAGGGCGGCCCCTAAGCAGGACTTGACCCCCAGGCGCAGCCGGCGGTCAGGGAGGCCGCGGGTCCTGCAGGGGCTCATCTGCCCTTCGCCGTCTCTCCCACCAGTATCTGAAGAAGCTGCACACACAGGAGCGGGCGGTGGAGGAGGTGAAGCTGGCCATCAAGCCGTACTATCAGAAGAAGGACATCACCAAGGAGGAGTACAAGGACATCCTGAGGAAGGCTGTCCACAAGGTGGGGCCCCGGGGGCAGATACACGGGGGGCAGGGGGACGAGACGGAGAGATGGACGTGTGCAGACAGACGTCCACAGATGGGGAGACAGGCATGGCGGGTCAGCCTGGAAGGTGAGGAGGGTGACAGGATTTCCTCGAGCCCACCTGGGCCTGTTCTGCTGGCATCAGGGGCACAAGTAGGGACACTGGGGTAGCAGCTCCCGTCCCAGTCCCCGCTGTGCTCAGCAGTCCCAGTGGAGGGGCCCCTGGGGGCCGCCAGTGACTGCAGCTGCCGCTCGTCCCCCAGATCTGCCACAGCAAAAGCGGGGAGATCAACCCGGTGAAGGTGAGCAACCTGGTGCGGGCCTACGTCCAGCGCTACCGCTACTTCCGCAAGCACGGCCGCAAGCCGGGGGACCCCCCAGGGCCCCCCCGGCCGCCCAAGGAGCCGGGGCCCCCGGACAAGGGtggcccaggcctgcccctgccccctctctgAGACCCCCCGCCACCCCTGTCCTCCTGCGCCGCCTCGGAATTCTGGACGTATTTATGGCTCCGCGTCCCCACCGCCCTCCCCTGTCAGTGGGATGATGGGGGAGCGCTGCTGCGGGGAAGAGGAGAGCCCCCTGCCCCGCCCGCCCCTGCCCAGGTCCTCACCCTGGAGCCTGTCCCCATCGCCCCTCCTCTCTGTTTGTGCCCCTCCCCAGTTTCATTAAAGATTTCATGAAATGTTACCCCCAAGCCCCCCTGATTTTAGCCCTTTCTTTCAGAGACGGACTTGGGAAAGAGTTGGGGAGGGCCAGCGCTGGGGGCTTGGCCCAAGTCTGAGGGTAGTCAGCAGGAGaccaactgtgtgacctggggccagcgcattcccttctctgggcctcggttgGGTTCCCTGTGTCTGGAGCGGGCCTGGTGAGGATTCACACAGCCCCAGGCAGGGGAGGCGCTGAGACCCACGCCGGGCGTGTAGTGAGCCGTTGCTGCTGAGTGGCCGGAGGT encodes:
- the SCAF1 gene encoding splicing factor, arginine/serine-rich 19 isoform X2, with the translated sequence MAADSFLAGLVSVLDPPDTWVPSHLDLRPGESEDMLELVAEVRIGDRDPMPLPVPSLLPRLRAWRTGKTVSPQSHSSRPPCARHLLTLGTGDGGPAPPPAPSSASSSPSPSPSSSSPSPPPPPPPPAPPAPPAPRFDIYDPFHPTDEAYSPPPAPEQKYDPFEPTGSNPSSSAGTPSPEEEEEEEEEEEEEEEEEEEEEGLSQSISRISETLAGIYDDNSLSQDFPGDESPRPDPQPPQPTPAPGTPPQADSTRAEGATRRRVFVVGTEAEACREGKVSVEVVTAGGATLPPPLLPPGDSEIEEGEIVQPEEEPRVALSLFRTRAARPPPAASAPPAAQPPPPPPAPRAPEGDDFLSLHAESDGEGALQVDLGEPAPAPPAADTRWGGLDLRRKILTQRRERYRQRSPSPAAAAPAGPPTRKKSRRERKRSGGEPKEAAAASAGVQPAPPAPASPWDSKKHRSRDRKPGSHASSARRRSRSRSRSRSARRRSRSPERRRGGSRRSRSREKRRRRRRSASPPPATSSSSSSRRERHRGKHRDGGGSKKKKKRSRSRGEKRSGDSDKAPAPAQPPSGSASLGAERDSRRRGAVPPSIQDLTDHDLFAIKRTITVGRPDKSDPRGPSPAPASSPKREVLYDSEGLSAEERGGKSSEKDRRRSGAASSSSSSREKGSRRKALDGGDRDRDRDRDRDRDRSSKKARPPKESAPSSGPPPKPPVSSGSGSSSSSSSSSSRKVKLQSKVAVLIREGVSSTTPAKEAASAGLGSIGVKFSRDRESRSPFLKPDERAPAEVAKAAPGSTKPKKTKVKAKAGAKKAKGTKGKTKPSKTRKKIRSGGGSGGSGGPGTLKKSKADSCSQAAGAKGAEETSWSGEERPAKAPSTPPPKVVPPPPALTPDSQTVDSSCKTPEVSFLPEEATEEAGVRGGAEEEEEEEEEEEEEEEEEEEQQPATTTATSTAAAAPSTAPSAGSTAGDSGAEDGPAPRVSQLPTLPPPMPWNLPAGVDCTTSGVLALTALLFKMEEANLASRAKAQELIQATNQILSHRKPPSSLGVTPAPVPTSLGLPPGPSSYLLPGSLPLAGCGSTPPTPTGLAAASDKREGSSSSEGRGDTDKYLKKLHTQERAVEEVKLAIKPYYQKKDITKEEYKDILRKAVHKICHSKSGEINPVKVSNLVRAYVQRYRYFRKHGRKPGDPPGPPRPPKEPGPPDKGGPGLPLPPL
- the SCAF1 gene encoding splicing factor, arginine/serine-rich 19 isoform X1 — protein: MEEEDESRGKTEESGEDRGDGPPDRDPTLSPSAFILRAIQQAMGSSLQGDLPNDKDGSRCHGLRWRRCRSPRSEPRSQESGGTDTATVLDMAADSFLAGLVSVLDPPDTWVPSHLDLRPGESEDMLELVAEVRIGDRDPMPLPVPSLLPRLRAWRTGKTVSPQSHSSRPPCARHLLTLGTGDGGPAPPPAPSSASSSPSPSPSSSSPSPPPPPPPPAPPAPPAPRFDIYDPFHPTDEAYSPPPAPEQKYDPFEPTGSNPSSSAGTPSPEEEEEEEEEEEEEEEEEEEEEGLSQSISRISETLAGIYDDNSLSQDFPGDESPRPDPQPPQPTPAPGTPPQADSTRAEGATRRRVFVVGTEAEACREGKVSVEVVTAGGATLPPPLLPPGDSEIEEGEIVQPEEEPRVALSLFRTRAARPPPAASAPPAAQPPPPPPAPRAPEGDDFLSLHAESDGEGALQVDLGEPAPAPPAADTRWGGLDLRRKILTQRRERYRQRSPSPAAAAPAGPPTRKKSRRERKRSGGEPKEAAAASAGVQPAPPAPASPWDSKKHRSRDRKPGSHASSARRRSRSRSRSRSARRRSRSPERRRGGSRRSRSREKRRRRRRSASPPPATSSSSSSRRERHRGKHRDGGGSKKKKKRSRSRGEKRSGDSDKAPAPAQPPSGSASLGAERDSRRRGAVPPSIQDLTDHDLFAIKRTITVGRPDKSDPRGPSPAPASSPKREVLYDSEGLSAEERGGKSSEKDRRRSGAASSSSSSREKGSRRKALDGGDRDRDRDRDRDRDRSSKKARPPKESAPSSGPPPKPPVSSGSGSSSSSSSSSSRKVKLQSKVAVLIREGVSSTTPAKEAASAGLGSIGVKFSRDRESRSPFLKPDERAPAEVAKAAPGSTKPKKTKVKAKAGAKKAKGTKGKTKPSKTRKKIRSGGGSGGSGGPGTLKKSKADSCSQAAGAKGAEETSWSGEERPAKAPSTPPPKVVPPPPALTPDSQTVDSSCKTPEVSFLPEEATEEAGVRGGAEEEEEEEEEEEEEEEEEEEQQPATTTATSTAAAAPSTAPSAGSTAGDSGAEDGPAPRVSQLPTLPPPMPWNLPAGVDCTTSGVLALTALLFKMEEANLASRAKAQELIQATNQILSHRKPPSSLGVTPAPVPTSLGLPPGPSSYLLPGSLPLAGCGSTPPTPTGLAAASDKREGSSSSEGRGDTDKYLKKLHTQERAVEEVKLAIKPYYQKKDITKEEYKDILRKAVHKICHSKSGEINPVKVSNLVRAYVQRYRYFRKHGRKPGDPPGPPRPPKEPGPPDKGGPGLPLPPL